From the Lolium rigidum isolate FL_2022 chromosome 2, APGP_CSIRO_Lrig_0.1, whole genome shotgun sequence genome, one window contains:
- the LOC124686282 gene encoding MEIOTIC F-BOX protein MOF-like isoform X2, which produces MSADEARQMFQGMLISPPPVSGADRISALPDNVLQDILSLLTAQEAVRTCVLARSWRHLWRSITSLRILSPDTAWYDILSDDPEPTRDLWKFVDNLLNLRDKRTELHTLDIKFGQFSEEDLPYVSLWIRSAVMCKVSSLTFHHIGPYLCLDGLHLASRHLRTVHLASVALIKDSFVDFASCPALEDFKLHECKICFLGISSTSLKHLSITGCIFCHDSHSRLHVSAPSLASLRLEALIGIAPIFENMLLLEMACVSLGDQGADICCNVFMSGILCRADNACPICADYPADYVLLAAISSARHLELISKPENGPDHKIEMKGSYRTMEGPPAISEHLKIVEVKCNAVDEKILEVLKFLRAFNIRFGSE; this is translated from the exons ATGAG CGCCGACGAAGCCCGCCAAATGTTCCAAGGAATGCTCATCAGCCCGCCGCCCGTGAGCGGCGCCGACCGCATCAGCGCCCTGCCGGACAACGTGCTCCAGGACATCCTCTCCCTCCTCACGGCGCAGGAAGCCGTGCGGACGTGCGTGCTCGCCCGGAGCTGGCGCCACCTCTGGAGGTCCATCACGAGCCTGCGCATCCTCAGTCCAGATACTGCATGGTATGATATACTGTCAGACGACCCAGAGCCTACCCGAGACCTCTGGAAGTTCGTGGACAATCTTCTCAACCTGCGTGACAAGCGCACCGAGCTGCACACTCTCGACATCAAGTTCGGTCAATTCTCGGAAGAGGACCTGCCCTATGTGAGCCTATGGATCCGTTCTGCTGTGATGTGCAAAGTTAGTTCGCTCACCTTCCACCACATAGGTCCATACCTCTGCCTCGACGGCCTGCATCTTGCATCCCGGCATCTCAGAACAGTACACCTTGCAAGTGTAGCCCTAATAAAAGACAGCTTTGTTGATTTTGCTAGCTGCCCAGCGTTGGAGGATTTCAAGTTGCACGAGTGCAAAATCTGTTTTCTTGGGATATCATCTACCTCGCTGAAGCATTTGAGCATCACTGGCTGCATTTTTTGCCATGACTCGCACAGCAGACTCCATGTTTCTGCTCCGAGCCTTGCTTCGCTGAGACTAGAGGCTCTTATTGGTATTGCACCGATTTTTGAAAACATGTTGCTGCTAGAGATGGCATGCGTGAGTCTTGGAGATCAAGGCGCAGATATTTGTTGCAATGTTTTTATGTCTGGTATTCTCTGTCGAGCTGATAATGCATGTCCTATTTGTGCTGATTACCCTGCCGATTATGTGCTCCTGGCTGCTATCTCAAGTGCCAGGCATCTGGAGCTGATATCTAAACCTGAAAAT GGACCAGATCATAAAATTGAAATGAAAGGAAGCTACAGGACAATGGAAGGACCGCCTGCAATATCTGAGCACCTTAAAATAGTCGAAGTCAAGTGTAATGCTGTCGACGAGAAAATTCTCGAAGTTTTGAAGTTTCTGCGTGCATTTAATATCC GATTTGGTTCTGAGTAA
- the LOC124689549 gene encoding uncharacterized protein LOC124689549 produces the protein MHVIHSSVCGSVTTCGRVGGAIKVGTTGTIGSLMIRELESIKATPQGAATPRLRRQSNPVSVPCGASPRKTILRKSSSNVACSSSSSNNGRTDRSSADETSKARRSSQRNKSHSPMLHSDGVLADRSPNVEKAKKKGNFHVVEVVDVRCSNPMSSRLRKLGFSKLSETFA, from the coding sequence ATGCATGTTATTCATAGTAGTGTGTGTGGTAGTGTCACCACTTGTGGGAGAGTGGGCGGCGCGATCAAAGTGGGCACAACCGGCACCATCGGTTCACTCATGATAAGAGAACTGGAGTCCATCAAAGCCACACCCCAAGGAGCTGCTACCCCGCGTCTGAGACGCCAAAGTAACCCGGTTTCGGTTCCCTGTGGAGCTAGCCCTCGGAAGACCATCCTAAGGAAGAGCTCATCCAATGTCGCatgcagcagcagtagcagcaacAACGGCAGAACCGATCGTTCGAGTGCTGATGAAACCAGCAAGGCAAGAAGGAGCTCTCAACGGAACAAGTCCCACTCTCCAATGCTGCACTCAGATGGTGTGCTAGCTGACAGAAGCCCGAACGTCGAGAAGGCGAAGAAGAAAGGAAATTTTCATGTTGTTGAGGTGGTTGATGTTAGGTGCAGTAACCCGATGAGCAGCCGTCTCCGGAAGCTCGGGTTCTCTAAGCTGTCGGAGACCTTTGCCTAG
- the LOC124686282 gene encoding MEIOTIC F-BOX protein MOF-like isoform X1: MSADEARQMFQGMLISPPPVSGADRISALPDNVLQDILSLLTAQEAVRTCVLARSWRHLWRSITSLRILSPDTAWYDILSDDPEPTRDLWKFVDNLLNLRDKRTELHTLDIKFGQFSEEDLPYVSLWIRSAVMCKVSSLTFHHIGPYLCLDGLHLASRHLRTVHLASVALIKDSFVDFASCPALEDFKLHECKICFLGISSTSLKHLSITGCIFCHDSHSRLHVSAPSLASLRLEALIGIAPIFENMLLLEMACVSLGDQGADICCNVFMSGILCRADNACPICADYPADYVLLAAISSARHLELISKPENFIFARDLEHRPIFSNVKTLLLNEYWCEAPGCGRLARVLKNSPVLEKLTLELFSEGPDHKIEMKGSYRTMEGPPAISEHLKIVEVKCNAVDEKILEVLKFLRAFNIRFGSE; this comes from the exons ATGAG CGCCGACGAAGCCCGCCAAATGTTCCAAGGAATGCTCATCAGCCCGCCGCCCGTGAGCGGCGCCGACCGCATCAGCGCCCTGCCGGACAACGTGCTCCAGGACATCCTCTCCCTCCTCACGGCGCAGGAAGCCGTGCGGACGTGCGTGCTCGCCCGGAGCTGGCGCCACCTCTGGAGGTCCATCACGAGCCTGCGCATCCTCAGTCCAGATACTGCATGGTATGATATACTGTCAGACGACCCAGAGCCTACCCGAGACCTCTGGAAGTTCGTGGACAATCTTCTCAACCTGCGTGACAAGCGCACCGAGCTGCACACTCTCGACATCAAGTTCGGTCAATTCTCGGAAGAGGACCTGCCCTATGTGAGCCTATGGATCCGTTCTGCTGTGATGTGCAAAGTTAGTTCGCTCACCTTCCACCACATAGGTCCATACCTCTGCCTCGACGGCCTGCATCTTGCATCCCGGCATCTCAGAACAGTACACCTTGCAAGTGTAGCCCTAATAAAAGACAGCTTTGTTGATTTTGCTAGCTGCCCAGCGTTGGAGGATTTCAAGTTGCACGAGTGCAAAATCTGTTTTCTTGGGATATCATCTACCTCGCTGAAGCATTTGAGCATCACTGGCTGCATTTTTTGCCATGACTCGCACAGCAGACTCCATGTTTCTGCTCCGAGCCTTGCTTCGCTGAGACTAGAGGCTCTTATTGGTATTGCACCGATTTTTGAAAACATGTTGCTGCTAGAGATGGCATGCGTGAGTCTTGGAGATCAAGGCGCAGATATTTGTTGCAATGTTTTTATGTCTGGTATTCTCTGTCGAGCTGATAATGCATGTCCTATTTGTGCTGATTACCCTGCCGATTATGTGCTCCTGGCTGCTATCTCAAGTGCCAGGCATCTGGAGCTGATATCTAAACCTGAAAAT TTCATTTTCGCAAGAGATTTGGAACACCGCCCTATATTTAGCAACGTAAAGACTTTATTACTAAACGAGTACTGGTGTGAGGCTCCTGGCTGCGGTCGACTAGCTCGCGTTCTAAAAAACTCACCAGTTTTAGAGAAGCTCACTCTTGAACTTTTCTCTGAG GGACCAGATCATAAAATTGAAATGAAAGGAAGCTACAGGACAATGGAAGGACCGCCTGCAATATCTGAGCACCTTAAAATAGTCGAAGTCAAGTGTAATGCTGTCGACGAGAAAATTCTCGAAGTTTTGAAGTTTCTGCGTGCATTTAATATCC GATTTGGTTCTGAGTAA
- the LOC124686283 gene encoding protein trichome birefringence-like 12, protein QRWQPVENSKIQKDGIKGTYRVDVDIPADDWVNITKFYDVLIFNTGHWWGPDKFPKETPLVFYKGGKPIEPPLDIFNGLKVVLKSVASYIEREVPSKTLKLWRTQSPRHFDGGEWDHNGSCVSDRLLEEHELDSWFDPRFGGVNREARLVNSAIQEVLVNTDIQLLNLTYMSEFRADAHPAIWLGKKDAVAVWGQDCMHWCLPGVPDTWVDILAARISHYFKQGKG, encoded by the exons CAAAGGTGGCAGCCTGTAGAGAATTCCAAAATTCAGAAGGATGGAATCAAGGGAACTTACAGAGTTGATGTTGACATTCCTGCTGATGATTGGGTAAATATCACCAAGTTCTATGACGTGCTCATTTTCAACACCGGACACTG GTGGGGTCCGGATAAATTTCCAAAAGAGACTCCCCTTGTTTTCTACAAAGGGGGAAAACCCATTGAGCCTCCACTCGACATCTTCAATGGACTAAAAGTAGTCCTCAAAAGTGTGGCCTCGTACATTGAAAGGGAGGTCCCAAGTAAAACTCTGAAGCTGTGGCGCACACAGTCACCCAGGCACTTTGATGGGGGCGAATGGGATCACAACGGCAGCTGCGTGTCAGATAGGCTCCTAGAAGAACACGAG CTCGACTCTTGGTTCGATCCAAGGTTCGGCGGAGTGAACAGAGAAGCGAGGCTAGTGAACTCGGCGATCCAGGAAGTGCTAGTCAACACGGACATCCAGCTGCTCAACCTGACCTACATGAGCGAGTTCCGCGCCGATGCCCACCCCGCTATTTGGCTCGGGAAGAAGGACGCGGTGGCGGTCTGGGGCCAGGACTGCATGCACTGGTGCCTGCCTGGCGTACCAGACACGTGGGTCGACATCCTGGCCGCGCGGATCTCGCACTACTTCAAACAGGGCAAAGGTTGA